Within Amedibacterium intestinale, the genomic segment TCATGATATTCCTCATACTCTTTTTTCTTTTTCTTCAACATCTCTAAAGTTTCCGATTCACTTGGCTCTTTCATATAAACAAGCTGAAATCTTCTTTCCAATGCTCGATCACATTCCATATATGTTTCATATTCATCCATTGTTGTTGCGCCAATACAACGAAATTTTCCTCTTGCCAGATATGGCTTTAAAACACTGGATACATCAATACTTCCTTCTGATTTTCCTGCACCTATCATCTGATGTATCTCATCAATAAATAAAATAACATCTGGATATTTCATCAGTGCATCTAAAACTTTTTGAAGTTTCTCTTCAAAATCTCCACGATACCTTGTTCCTGCCACCAACGTATTTAAATGCAGTTCATATACACGAGAAGAGGATAACTCTGGCAGCATTTGGTGTTCCAAAAGCCATGCGAAATGTTCCACCAAAGCACTTTTTCCTACACCTGCATCTCCTACCAGCAAAGGATTTCCTTTATCTTTACGAAGCAATATGGATATCATAAGCTGCAGTTCTTTTTCTCTTCCTGCTATTTGTTTGCCTTTATCATCTACTCCTAAACGACGCAATTCCTTAAATTCATCCAATTCGCAATAACCGCTATGTCGCAAAGCAGTTAAAAGCTTTTGACAGTCAATCTCATAACGATCAAGCATTTGAGAAGCTACACATTCCTTTGTTCCTAGCAATGCAGATAAAAGACAATCCATATCCATCTCCTCTTCTGCACGCTCCATTGCCATTCGATTTCCCTTTTCCAGTATTTCTATAACTGTATCCGAGTATAAAACTTCACCTTCTTTTGATTTCCCACAGCCAAATAAAACAAGCAAATCCTTTTTAATCTTCTCATAATCAATATGTTCTTTTCTTAATTTATCATATAAAGGATTTTGTGTATCCCATGCAAAAGCAAGCAAAAGATGTTCACTTCCAATATACATATTTCCCATATCTTTTGCTTCTTGTTGCGCTCTTTCTAGCAGCATCGTTGTTTTATGATCCATTGAAACTTTCAATTATTTCACCATCCATTTCCATATAGTGTATGACACATCCTCTAAGTATTTGTAGTATTCCCTGTCTTCTATTTTTAAAACGATTGCTTAAGAATATTACAAAAAAATATATTCCTATTTCTACTCAACTTAATAAAACATAATATTAGATGATTTATAAATATAAAAAGAAAGAAGATGATGCTAATAAATACGGTAATCTAAAATTACGTGGTGTTTGAAAGGACAACACTTTATGCTGTGGTCTTAGTGACTGCAGCTTTTTTCATGCTCTCATCATCTTTGGGGTACCTTTTCTGATATTTCCTCATTATTTCGATCATCATTTATGTTATCATATCTTTAAATCAATATATAAAAAAAGTAAGAACCACAAAGTTTAGCGACCTAGGTTCTTACTTACCCAAAGTAGGCATCTTTATGATAACATTTAATAACTTTTCTCTCAAGTACATATCTCAAAAATCTTATGACGACTATATTTCTAAGATCGAACTTTCTTCCATCACATGTCCATGCTGTTCTCATCTTGGATTTCATTTTCATGCTTATTATAAAAGATCTTTACTTACACATAATGGTATTATTACCTTAAAGATATGCAGGATTATTTGTCCTCACTGTCACAAGACTCACGCCATCCTTCCTGTTTCTTTAATTCCTTACACCAGACTCCTGGCTTCTGATGTAATAGAAATCATTCTCGATCACGATACTGATAAAGATCATTCTAACCTTTTTCTTGATCCAGTTTACTTTTACTCCATCTTTCATCGATATCATTCCTTTTTACTGAATATTTCCTATTTCCCTTCAATTACTGATTTTTTCGTCTTTCATATTCATAGATTTCATAGAAATTTTGCTCAGTTGCGCGGCTTTCTTTTCATTCCCACATAGGATTCCTTTCCTGCCTTCCATTTTGCCTTCATAATGACACTGTAATGATCATTATAGACTGGAGGTTGATGAAAACATCCATTGTATTTTCAGTTCTTGATGTTTTCTTTTGATTTTTATGAAAAACGATACTACTTCTGCGTCCATCAGTGACGACTATATCCTTCATCTCTTTCATCTCCAGAAAGAACAGATAGATTCTTTCCAGGTAAATCATCAGGATGATGGTGTTCATGTAAGGATCAAGCTTACCCCAAAGACTACTTCATGTCCTGTCTGCGGCTTTCCCACTTCCAAGGTAAAAAGCTATGTACATAAACGCATAACACATTCCATGCTGAATACGGAAGCCTGCTATATCGATTACCAGGCCAGACGCTATATCTGCCCTGCATGTAATAAGACTTTCTATGAGGACAATCCTTTTACTTTCAAGGGAATGAAGATCTCTTTATTGACCGTATATAATGTCCTTCGAGATCTGAAAAACCCTGCCGATACATTTAAAAGCGTTGCACAGAGAAATCATATATCCTCTACTTCTGCCATGTCCATCTTTGACAGGCATGTCCAGATATCCAGAAGAAAACTTCCTGAATATCTGAATATCGACGAAGTCTACAGTTTCAAATCTGAAAACAGTTCCTATGTATGTGTCCTTCTGGATTTCAACTCCCAAAATGTCATCGATCTTCTTCCAGGCAGGAAAAAGTCCGAACTCATCAATTACTTTTCTTTCATTCCCCGAGAAGAAAGATGTGCTGTAAAGGCCGTATCTATTGATTTATGGGAAACCTACAGGATCGTCGCAAAGATGATGTTCCCCAATGCCGCCATAGCTGCGGATAAATTCCATCTCATCCAGGAACTGAACAGAAGAGTAGACAAGGTGCGTCTGCGTACGATGAATCAGTTAAAGAACTATAAGCTCATGGATCTGAAAAATGCAGATGCAGCTTCGATAGAAAAAGCTGAAAGAATGCGTAAACAGTATTACCTTTATAAAAAATTCAACTGGCTTCTCTTCACAAACGATCCTGCATATACAGATCCAAATAGAGAAAAGAAATATAATAAAGTACTTCAGGGATACTATAACTATAACGATATCCTGCATTATATGTGTTTGTATAACCCTGAACTTGAAGAAGCCATGAATCTGAAAGACAGGATGATATATTTCTATAAGAACAGTGATCTTGATAATGCAAGAAAAGATATCAATGAACTGATCAGTGCTTTCAGGGATTGTAAAGTACCTGAAATATCATCCTTTGCGAATACGATGACCAGATGGAAGACTGAAATAATAAATTCTTTTATCGTCACGAATGAACATGGAAGAAAGATAAACAGCGGGATCATAGAAAACAGAAACAGGACGATCAAATGTATCAAGCACAATTCCAATGGATATACCAATTGGAAACGATTCCGAAACAGAGTGCTTTATGTACTGAATAAAGATACCACTTATCACTTATACCCTAAGGAAGGAGAAAATGAAAATGAACAATAAAATTTATTACCAACGTAAAGAAAGATGGCTCAAAAGAGAACTTTACATTAAAAAGCAGCGCCTTATGATGCTGGAGCTGGAAGTAGAAAATCTACGATTGAAACTTCTTTTGGAAAAAGAAAAAAACAAAAATATTCTTCCATTCTGATATTAAAAACGAGAGAGCTGATCAGCTCTCTCATCCTTTACATCTTGTTTTCAATAAACATCTTTGGGGTACTGATGCCCACAAGTTATTTTATTGTCCTTTGTTAGTTTTACCACACGTAATTTTACAAAGCCATAAATACTATGCATCTATCTACTTTCTTTTCGTTTTATATTCCATGTACCTATTACTTCATTAATTGTAGAAACAGTTACAAAAGCTTCAATATTCGCTGTCTGTAAATAATTCAATAACTGCCGATACTCATTTACCGTCATGATTGTCACAAGCTCTGTGCGTTCTGTTTTTTCATAACCACCTTGTGCTTTGTAAAGAGTAACTCCTCTTTTCATATGATTTAATATATGTTCTTTAATAACTTCATAGTCGTTTGATAAAATACAGATTTTTTTCTTTTTATTAAATCCATCAATAAAATAATCAATTGCCTGTCCATTCGCATATGTACCTAAAATACTAACGACCAATGTACCTACATCATACACAAATATCGAAGTGAATGCCGTTACCATACCAGCTAATGTAACTGCTTTCCCAATTTCCATATGCGTATATTTACTAATTACTTTTGCGACAATATCCAAACCTCCAGAAGACGCATTGACTCTAAAAAGCATTGCCTGACCTAACGCAATCATTAAAATATAAGCTGCTAAATCAAAAACAGCATTTCCTGTTATAGAACCCTCAAAAGGAAACATTTTTTCAAACATCCACAAAAATATCGGAAGAAGAAAAGAAGTATAAACTGTTTTTGCGCCAAATTCTTTTCCAATAAGCAAAAATCCTACCACCAGCAGCACTGCATTTAAGATTAAAGTAATAAGAGACATTGGCATACTTAACAGCTGCGATAAAACCATTGCTAATCCTGAAATACTTCCCACTACAATTCCACTTGGAACTAAGAAGAAATATACAGATGCAGAAATAAAAAGCATTGCAAACGTAATATAAATAAACTCCTTAAACTGTTCTTTTTTTTCCATCACGACTCTCCTCTTATATATACGTTTAAACAATACCATATTTACAGAAAAACTTCCTTAGTTTTTTAATATTTTAATATATATTAAATCTATACAATCAAATTAGTTTGAAGACAGCTCTTTTTTACTAAAACAGATGGTAACTGCATAAACTGCTTCATGTCCAGCATCATATTTTTCAGGATGTGAAAAATCTTCTACCCCATATGCTTCTATGTTTGGTTTTGAAGAAAAATACTGAATGGCAAGTGGAATATCTTTTTCATATTCTATGTTTGTCTCTCCACTTATTTTGTTTGTTGTAGTTCCCAAATCATCAAAGGATGTATCGTCTGCTGATGCTTCTAAAACACTAGAATTTTTTAGATGTTCACTTTTAAAAACGATATTTGCCCCTTTATACATTTTGTCAAATCCCACAACAAAACGTCCTTTTGAATCATTCATTGCTACTGCACCTTCTCTTTCCATTTCCCATTTTCCATCTTTTAAACAGTAAACACGCAAAGCAACACTTTTTACTTGC encodes:
- a CDS encoding AAA family ATPase, which translates into the protein MKVSMDHKTTMLLERAQQEAKDMGNMYIGSEHLLLAFAWDTQNPLYDKLRKEHIDYEKIKKDLLVLFGCGKSKEGEVLYSDTVIEILEKGNRMAMERAEEEMDMDCLLSALLGTKECVASQMLDRYEIDCQKLLTALRHSGYCELDEFKELRRLGVDDKGKQIAGREKELQLMISILLRKDKGNPLLVGDAGVGKSALVEHFAWLLEHQMLPELSSSRVYELHLNTLVAGTRYRGDFEEKLQKVLDALMKYPDVILFIDEIHQMIGAGKSEGSIDVSSVLKPYLARGKFRCIGATTMDEYETYMECDRALERRFQLVYMKEPSESETLEMLKKKKKEYEEYHDVNISDDILKYMIEKSAMYLKNRKFPDKAIDVLDLSCVKARFLKKSEISEDMINKVVEEVSGVSISFKNRLLSLQNILDERFVGQDTVKQQILKQARSLSVSMENQPLGLWVLVGEDGTGKDMLATLFAQSFFQQQDYLSIQDEQDTLSVIKKLRRNPNQLLYFPHMEQASTAKISFLRQIMETNQLQQEKECADLTHCLIVLEWNTEEKQNTLDFMKDKCMDRNLSPEVLDLCDEVFYFSALSKEDKEKIVTKALEKRNMQVNQKDLEVFLNENLTIKEIQKKIRNTFIEG
- a CDS encoding DUF6431 domain-containing protein → MITFNNFSLKYISQKSYDDYISKIELSSITCPCCSHLGFHFHAYYKRSLLTHNGIITLKICRIICPHCHKTHAILPVSLIPYTRLLASDVIEIILDHDTDKDHSNLFLDPVYFYSIFHRYHSFLLNISYFPSITDFFVFHIHRFHRNFAQLRGFLFIPT
- a CDS encoding YitT family protein; protein product: MEKKEQFKEFIYITFAMLFISASVYFFLVPSGIVVGSISGLAMVLSQLLSMPMSLITLILNAVLLVVGFLLIGKEFGAKTVYTSFLLPIFLWMFEKMFPFEGSITGNAVFDLAAYILMIALGQAMLFRVNASSGGLDIVAKVISKYTHMEIGKAVTLAGMVTAFTSIFVYDVGTLVVSILGTYANGQAIDYFIDGFNKKKKICILSNDYEVIKEHILNHMKRGVTLYKAQGGYEKTERTELVTIMTVNEYRQLLNYLQTANIEAFVTVSTINEVIGTWNIKRKESR
- a CDS encoding ISL3 family transposase → MKNDTTSASISDDYILHLFHLQKEQIDSFQVNHQDDGVHVRIKLTPKTTSCPVCGFPTSKVKSYVHKRITHSMLNTEACYIDYQARRYICPACNKTFYEDNPFTFKGMKISLLTVYNVLRDLKNPADTFKSVAQRNHISSTSAMSIFDRHVQISRRKLPEYLNIDEVYSFKSENSSYVCVLLDFNSQNVIDLLPGRKKSELINYFSFIPREERCAVKAVSIDLWETYRIVAKMMFPNAAIAADKFHLIQELNRRVDKVRLRTMNQLKNYKLMDLKNADAASIEKAERMRKQYYLYKKFNWLLFTNDPAYTDPNREKKYNKVLQGYYNYNDILHYMCLYNPELEEAMNLKDRMIYFYKNSDLDNARKDINELISAFRDCKVPEISSFANTMTRWKTEIINSFIVTNEHGRKINSGIIENRNRTIKCIKHNSNGYTNWKRFRNRVLYVLNKDTTYHLYPKEGENENEQ